In Synechococcus sp. PCC 6312, one genomic interval encodes:
- the zds gene encoding 9,9'-di-cis-zeta-carotene desaturase, with product MQVAIVGAGLAGLAAAIDLVDAGHQVTIYESRPFIGGKVGSWVDPDGNHIEMGLHVFFYNYANLFALLDKVGARQNLLPKEHIHTFINRGGMTGGLDFRFPLGAPFNGLKAFFTTSQLNVQDKLQNSIALGTSPIVRGLVDYEGAMKQIRGLDKYSFADWFRRHGGSEGSLKRLWNPIAYALGFIGVEEMSARCMLTIFQMFAAKTEASKLNMLKGSPDNYLLKPLVDYLTARGTEIFTRRRVREILFDQQEGKTTVQGLVIAKGEETETIIADAYLCACDVPGIQRLIPQAWRQWPEFNNIFKLDAVPVATVQLRFDGWVTELQDPEKRKQLQQASGIDNLLYTADADFSCFSDLALSSPADYYREGQGSLMQVVLTPGDPFMKQSNEAIAQHVLKQIHDLFPSSRDLTMTWFSVVKLAQSLYREAPGMDPYRPAQATPVSNFFLAGSYTQQDYIDSMEGATMSGRQAAQAILTGWNS from the coding sequence ATGCAGGTGGCGATTGTTGGGGCAGGGTTAGCCGGATTAGCGGCGGCCATTGATCTGGTGGATGCCGGCCACCAAGTGACGATTTACGAGTCTCGCCCGTTCATTGGCGGCAAAGTGGGGAGTTGGGTCGATCCCGATGGCAATCACATTGAAATGGGCCTGCACGTTTTCTTTTACAACTACGCCAACCTGTTCGCGCTCCTTGATAAGGTCGGGGCTAGGCAAAATCTCTTACCGAAAGAACATATCCATACCTTTATCAATCGGGGTGGGATGACCGGAGGCTTGGATTTTCGCTTTCCCCTCGGTGCGCCGTTTAATGGCTTGAAGGCATTTTTCACCACTAGCCAACTGAATGTCCAAGATAAGCTGCAAAATTCCATTGCCCTTGGCACAAGTCCAATTGTCCGCGGCCTGGTGGATTACGAAGGGGCCATGAAACAAATTCGGGGCCTGGATAAATACAGCTTTGCCGATTGGTTTCGCCGGCACGGGGGATCTGAAGGCAGCCTCAAACGCCTTTGGAATCCGATTGCATATGCCTTAGGTTTTATTGGTGTCGAAGAGATGTCGGCCCGCTGTATGCTGACGATTTTTCAGATGTTTGCCGCCAAAACTGAAGCCTCCAAACTGAATATGCTGAAAGGCTCACCCGATAATTATTTGCTTAAGCCCTTGGTGGATTACTTAACGGCGCGGGGGACAGAAATTTTTACCAGGCGGCGGGTCAGGGAGATTTTATTTGATCAGCAAGAGGGTAAAACTACTGTGCAGGGCCTGGTGATTGCCAAAGGGGAAGAAACCGAAACCATAATCGCCGATGCCTATCTTTGTGCCTGTGATGTCCCCGGAATTCAACGCCTCATCCCCCAGGCCTGGCGGCAGTGGCCAGAATTTAACAACATTTTCAAACTAGATGCCGTTCCCGTGGCCACAGTTCAACTCCGCTTTGATGGCTGGGTGACAGAACTGCAAGACCCGGAAAAACGCAAACAACTCCAACAGGCCAGCGGAATTGACAACCTCCTTTATACCGCCGATGCTGATTTTTCCTGTTTTTCAGATTTGGCCCTTTCTAGCCCCGCTGACTATTACCGAGAGGGGCAAGGTTCCCTGATGCAAGTGGTTTTAACGCCGGGTGATCCCTTTATGAAACAAAGTAATGAAGCGATTGCCCAACACGTTCTCAAACAAATCCATGACCTGTTTCCCTCCTCCCGAGACTTAACGATGACTTGGTTTAGTGTGGTGAAATTAGCTCAGTCTCTTTATCGAGAAGCTCCGGGGATGGATCCCTACCGCCCAGCCCAGGCTACCCCAGTGTCTAACTTCTTTTTAGCAGGGAGCTACACTCAACAAGATTATATTGACAGTATGGAGGGGGCAACCATGTCCGGTCGGCAAGCGGCACAGGCCATATTGACAGGGTGGAATTCATGA
- a CDS encoding SRPBCC family protein yields MSEWLEHTVQIEVAAPMDLVWDLWSDLEKMPLWMKWIDSVKVLEENPDLSRWKLATGGLEFSWQSRIRQQIFHQMIQWESVDGLPNRGAIRFYDRHGSSIVRLSVAYAIPGVLGKIMDRLFLGKAVENNLLESLQAFRDYAQAVAKPVSQPN; encoded by the coding sequence ATGAGTGAGTGGCTTGAGCATACCGTCCAAATTGAAGTAGCCGCCCCAATGGACTTGGTTTGGGATCTTTGGTCAGACCTGGAAAAAATGCCCCTTTGGATGAAATGGATTGACTCCGTTAAAGTCCTAGAAGAGAATCCAGATTTATCCCGCTGGAAGTTGGCCACCGGAGGCCTGGAATTTAGTTGGCAATCTCGGATTCGGCAGCAGATTTTTCATCAAATGATTCAATGGGAATCTGTCGATGGCTTGCCCAATCGGGGGGCGATCCGCTTTTATGATCGCCACGGGAGTAGTATCGTCCGTCTGTCAGTGGCCTATGCCATTCCCGGAGTTCTGGGAAAAATTATGGATCGATTGTTCCTCGGTAAAGCAGTAGAAAATAACCTGCTGGAATCCCTCCAGGCCTTTCGGGACTATGCCCAGGCTGTGGCTAAACCGGTTTCCCAACCCAATTAA
- a CDS encoding DUF6515 family protein, with protein sequence MMKRSSVLCLSALSLAMSLGLMTMAQARPSGGGRSFSGGDIRSTNVRQSGSFSHNLQNSSNFTSRPVSSSGLNSSSTRVNSGNFSNDTVNNRGGNTINTYSPNRTINTNDPSRNITNISGNTVNVDGNNWRGGGWYGGGYYVPPGWGWGAAAFAGGLAIGAAISQPPPYYTNIYVSGTPYLYSDGVYLSPQGSSYIVVAPPVGAVVSYLPDGCQALNQNGSQYFSCSGVVYQPFYQNGSVAYRVIKSTT encoded by the coding sequence ATGATGAAACGTTCCTCTGTTCTCTGCCTCTCTGCCCTGAGCTTGGCCATGTCCTTAGGGTTAATGACCATGGCCCAGGCCCGTCCCTCTGGCGGGGGGCGAAGTTTTAGCGGAGGTGATATTCGGAGTACCAATGTTCGTCAAAGTGGCAGCTTTTCCCACAATCTCCAAAATTCTAGTAATTTCACCAGTCGCCCCGTCAGTAGCAGTGGCCTTAACTCCAGTTCAACTCGGGTTAACAGCGGCAATTTTAGCAATGATACCGTCAATAACCGCGGCGGTAATACAATCAATACCTACAGCCCAAATCGAACCATTAATACCAACGATCCGAGCCGGAATATCACCAACATCAGTGGCAATACGGTCAATGTGGATGGAAATAACTGGCGTGGCGGTGGCTGGTACGGAGGAGGCTATTATGTCCCACCTGGCTGGGGTTGGGGGGCTGCGGCTTTCGCGGGTGGATTAGCGATTGGGGCAGCTATTAGTCAACCCCCTCCCTACTACACCAACATCTATGTGTCGGGTACGCCCTATCTCTATTCCGATGGAGTTTATTTATCTCCCCAAGGTAGCTCCTATATTGTGGTCGCCCCACCCGTAGGAGCGGTAGTTTCCTATTTACCTGATGGTTGCCAGGCCTTGAATCAAAATGGTAGCCAGTATTTCAGTTGCAGTGGCGTTGTCTATCAACCCTTTTATCAAAATGGGAGTGTTGCCTACCGAGTGATCAAGAGTACAACCTGA
- the pilM gene encoding type IV pilus assembly protein PilM has product MIASLFTKPKQGLGIELTPERVNIALLEQGRQGIKLSSFVSVPLNEGAIEEGRIMDTATVAEAIRQGLEEKKIKAKNAISAIPMGDAVIRLIRLPAELSNAELREMVLYQEAPLYLPFPREEADVDYQKLGSSLDDDGIERVEVLLVGTLRSVTDTIASTFIQAGVQLTTLEVSSFALMRTMREQLQQLVGEAVAIVDIGYDGTEISIVKDGIPQFNRKVPIGTARMQEAISRAMNLPPAMGVDLLSSLSVPVGQIDGVPANPSSAAILRVLGDLSDEIRRSIDFYLNQGETLEISQLLLAGVGAGIGQIDDFFNEKLNYVTLLMDPIANLSLQVSDELSPDKRPGLGTVIGLGLRGVL; this is encoded by the coding sequence GTGATTGCTAGTTTATTTACCAAACCAAAACAAGGCCTGGGCATAGAACTTACCCCGGAGCGAGTCAATATCGCCCTTTTAGAGCAGGGACGGCAGGGAATTAAGTTAAGTTCCTTTGTCTCTGTTCCCCTCAACGAAGGTGCCATCGAAGAAGGGCGGATCATGGACACAGCCACCGTGGCAGAAGCCATTCGTCAAGGTCTCGAAGAAAAGAAGATCAAGGCCAAAAATGCTATCAGTGCTATTCCTATGGGAGATGCGGTGATTCGCTTGATTCGCCTCCCTGCGGAATTGAGTAATGCCGAGCTTCGGGAAATGGTGCTGTACCAAGAAGCTCCCCTTTATCTGCCCTTTCCCCGAGAAGAAGCTGATGTTGATTATCAGAAGTTGGGTAGCAGCCTGGATGATGATGGGATTGAGCGGGTGGAAGTTTTGCTGGTGGGGACGTTGCGCTCTGTCACTGATACCATCGCCAGTACGTTTATCCAGGCCGGTGTGCAACTGACAACGTTAGAAGTGTCTAGCTTTGCCCTGATGCGGACGATGCGAGAACAACTCCAGCAATTAGTTGGGGAAGCCGTGGCGATTGTGGATATTGGCTACGACGGTACAGAAATTAGCATTGTTAAGGATGGGATTCCCCAATTTAATCGTAAAGTCCCCATTGGCACAGCCCGGATGCAAGAGGCTATTAGTCGAGCCATGAATTTACCGCCAGCAATGGGTGTGGATCTGCTTAGTAGTTTATCGGTTCCCGTGGGACAAATAGATGGTGTTCCAGCTAACCCAAGTTCGGCGGCAATCTTACGAGTGTTGGGGGATTTATCCGATGAAATCCGCCGTTCGATTGATTTCTACTTAAATCAAGGTGAAACATTAGAAATTTCGCAACTTCTTTTGGCGGGAGTTGGGGCAGGAATTGGTCAAATTGATGACTTTTTTAATGAAAAGTTGAACTATGTCACCCTCCTCATGGATCCGATTGCCAACCTCTCACTCCAGGTGAGTGATGAACTTTCCCCAGATAAACGCCCAGGCCTGGGAACAGTCATTGGTCTGGGTTTGCGCGGCGTACTCTAA